One Methylobacterium oryzae DNA window includes the following coding sequences:
- a CDS encoding amino acid ABC transporter ATP-binding protein codes for MIAIDNISKWYGDFQVLTNCSTQVAKGEVVVVCGPSGSGKSTLIKCVNALEPFQKGQITVAGTKVADKATNLPKLRSRVGMVFQHFELFPHLSITENLTIAQRKVLGRGAEDAKKRGLDLLARVGLGAHANKFPGQLSGGQQQRVAIARALAMNPVVMLFDEPTSALDPEMVGEVLDVMVELAKEGMTMMVVTHEMGFARKVADRVIFMDRGEIVEDARKDEFFGSPRSERAQTFLSKILQH; via the coding sequence ATGATCGCCATCGACAACATCAGCAAATGGTACGGCGACTTCCAGGTGCTGACGAACTGCAGCACCCAGGTCGCCAAGGGCGAGGTCGTGGTCGTCTGCGGTCCCTCGGGCTCGGGCAAGTCGACCCTGATCAAGTGCGTCAACGCCCTGGAGCCCTTCCAGAAGGGCCAGATCACGGTGGCCGGCACGAAGGTCGCCGACAAGGCCACCAACCTGCCGAAGCTCCGCTCGCGGGTCGGCATGGTGTTCCAGCACTTCGAGCTGTTCCCGCACCTGTCGATCACCGAGAACCTCACCATCGCCCAGCGCAAGGTGCTCGGCCGCGGCGCCGAGGACGCGAAGAAGCGCGGCCTCGACCTGCTCGCCCGCGTCGGCCTGGGCGCCCACGCGAACAAGTTCCCGGGGCAGCTCTCGGGCGGGCAGCAGCAGCGCGTCGCCATCGCCCGGGCCCTCGCCATGAACCCGGTGGTGATGCTGTTCGACGAGCCGACCTCGGCGCTGGACCCCGAGATGGTCGGCGAGGTGCTCGACGTGATGGTGGAGCTCGCCAAGGAGGGCATGACCATGATGGTCGTGACCCACGAGATGGGCTTCGCCCGCAAGGTCGCCGACCGGGTGATCTTCATGGATCGCGGCGAGATCGTCGAGGACGCCCGGAAGGACGAGTTCTTCGGCAGCCCCCGCTCCGAGCGCGCGCAGACCTTCCTGTCGAAGATCCTGCAGCACTGA
- a CDS encoding porin — MLKRSTLAGLATVLLSSTSILAADLSAPAPVPVAPPAEPCKATLLGPAYGGVIKANPNPSCFSAGPLGDLYVGGAITGYGYTQSNPFASFSTPAAPNDRDRAARFDFSNVQGIIQKPEGAFQFYIQAGGYSIPQLGFPTLSTFTQTDLLFGPVPVAYGKIQINDEWSVQGGRMFTMIGTELLFTYQNLNINRGLLFVQENFINQGVQVNYSSGPLSVSVAGTDGFFSNEISWFTGNVAYKLDDYNTIGVNGGLNLGRTNALDRSPRYQFATPNLQQNSGIFNINYTYANGPWIISPYFQFTNVERDLRVGIANSASTYGGALLAAYSFTDNFALAGRVEYTEQTGVRGSGGTNLLGFGAGSNAFSVTVTPTFTFDRYFFRVEYAHVELGGITRGNLAEGTLGTGFGRTGNRTSQDRYMVETGITF, encoded by the coding sequence ATGCTGAAGCGATCCACCCTGGCCGGACTGGCCACCGTGCTGCTGTCCTCGACCAGCATCCTCGCGGCCGACCTGTCGGCTCCGGCGCCGGTTCCGGTCGCGCCCCCCGCCGAGCCCTGCAAGGCCACGCTCCTCGGCCCGGCCTACGGCGGCGTGATCAAGGCCAACCCGAATCCGAGCTGCTTCTCGGCCGGACCGCTCGGCGACCTCTACGTGGGCGGCGCCATCACCGGCTACGGCTACACTCAGTCGAACCCGTTCGCGTCGTTCTCGACCCCGGCGGCGCCCAACGACCGCGACCGCGCGGCCCGGTTCGACTTCTCGAACGTGCAGGGCATCATCCAGAAGCCCGAGGGCGCGTTCCAGTTCTACATCCAGGCCGGCGGCTACTCGATCCCGCAGCTCGGCTTCCCCACCCTCAGCACCTTCACCCAGACCGACCTCCTGTTCGGCCCGGTCCCGGTCGCCTACGGCAAGATCCAGATCAACGATGAATGGTCGGTCCAGGGCGGCCGGATGTTCACCATGATCGGCACCGAGCTGCTGTTCACCTACCAGAACCTGAACATCAACCGCGGCCTCCTGTTCGTGCAGGAGAACTTCATCAACCAGGGCGTGCAGGTCAACTACAGCAGCGGGCCGCTCTCGGTGTCGGTCGCCGGCACGGACGGGTTCTTCTCCAACGAGATCTCGTGGTTCACCGGCAACGTCGCCTACAAGCTCGACGACTACAACACGATCGGCGTCAACGGCGGCCTGAACCTCGGCCGGACCAACGCCCTGGACCGCAGCCCGCGCTACCAGTTCGCGACGCCGAACCTCCAGCAGAACAGCGGCATCTTCAACATCAACTACACTTACGCGAACGGCCCGTGGATCATCTCGCCGTACTTCCAGTTCACCAACGTCGAGCGTGACCTGCGCGTCGGCATCGCCAACTCGGCCTCGACCTACGGCGGGGCGCTGCTGGCGGCCTACTCCTTCACCGACAACTTCGCCCTGGCCGGCCGCGTCGAGTACACCGAGCAGACGGGCGTCCGCGGGTCGGGCGGCACCAACCTGCTGGGCTTCGGCGCCGGCAGCAACGCCTTCTCGGTGACCGTCACGCCGACCTTCACCTTCGACCGCTACTTCTTCCGGGTGGAGTACGCCCACGTCGAGCTCGGCGGGATCACCCGCGGCAACCTCGCGGAAGGCACGCTCGGCACCGGCTTCGGCCGCACCGGCAACCGCACCTCGCAGGACCGCTACATGGTCGAGACCGGCATCACCTTCTGA
- a CDS encoding GNAT family N-acetyltransferase has product MFTIRGARDTLADLPALETARLAIAALRPADAPAVRALTDDPAITAAVDFLPTPFTLQDAEDLIRSCARGRDCFLGAWTRDGAPDPPGRALVGVFGTHLRGAGTIEIGYWVGGAARGRGYAYEAVSAILDLLGGRFPARVVVAECRPANVASWGLLEKLGFRDTGEEGHRPGRRLLRRA; this is encoded by the coding sequence ATGTTTACCATCCGCGGCGCGCGCGACACCCTGGCCGACCTGCCGGCGCTCGAGACGGCGCGCCTCGCGATCGCCGCCCTCCGGCCTGCCGACGCGCCGGCCGTCCGCGCGCTCACCGACGATCCGGCCATCACCGCGGCGGTGGATTTCCTGCCGACGCCGTTCACCCTGCAAGATGCCGAGGACCTGATTCGCAGCTGCGCCCGGGGCCGGGACTGCTTCCTCGGCGCCTGGACGCGGGACGGCGCGCCCGATCCGCCCGGGCGCGCGCTCGTCGGCGTCTTCGGCACGCATCTGCGCGGCGCCGGCACGATCGAGATCGGGTACTGGGTCGGCGGCGCCGCCCGCGGGCGCGGCTACGCCTACGAGGCCGTCTCGGCGATCCTCGATCTCCTCGGGGGGCGCTTCCCGGCGCGCGTCGTCGTGGCGGAGTGCCGCCCCGCCAACGTCGCCTCCTGGGGCCTGCTGGAGAAGCTCGGCTTCCGCGACACCGGCGAGGAAGGCCACCGGCCGGGCCGGCGCCTGCTCAGGCGAGCCTAA
- a CDS encoding amidase, protein MLSLLDLRARIEAGTLTPAGAIDLCRAAIAAREPDLRALVTLDAAPAIPETGPLAGIAVGVKDIIDSAGLPTQMGSPIYAGWKPRGDAAVVSRLKQLGAVALAKTTTTAFASSDPTETVNPHDPGHTPGGSSAGSAAAVGAGMLPLALGTQTAGSVIRPASFCGCAAVKPSFRLIPTVGVKTYSWALDTVGLFAAGVADVAHALALVTGRPEIERAEGGSAPRIAVVRQDFAGTPEPEAEAALTRARQAAERSGARVSDLALPTELAQAWERHRLIQNYEGRLALAWEYDTQVDALPPRTRAHLDDGATISPAQYDDGRRHGHHARRVLKGLFADYDAILTFSAPGPAPATLASTGDPRFNQLWTLMGVPCVNVPVPGHRLPVGVQVIGRFGDDGRALAVARMIEAALRG, encoded by the coding sequence ATGCTCTCGCTTCTCGACCTCCGCGCCCGCATCGAAGCCGGCACCCTGACGCCCGCGGGCGCGATCGACCTGTGCCGCGCCGCGATCGCCGCGCGGGAGCCGGACCTGCGCGCGCTGGTCACCCTCGACGCGGCGCCGGCGATCCCCGAGACCGGGCCGCTCGCCGGCATCGCGGTCGGCGTGAAGGACATCATCGACAGCGCGGGCCTGCCGACCCAGATGGGCTCGCCGATCTACGCGGGCTGGAAGCCCCGGGGCGACGCCGCGGTCGTGAGCCGGCTGAAGCAGCTCGGTGCCGTCGCCCTCGCCAAGACCACCACCACGGCCTTCGCCAGCAGCGATCCGACCGAGACGGTCAACCCGCACGATCCCGGCCACACGCCGGGGGGCTCCTCGGCGGGCTCGGCCGCCGCCGTCGGCGCCGGGATGCTGCCGCTGGCCCTGGGCACGCAGACGGCAGGCTCGGTGATCCGGCCAGCGAGCTTCTGCGGCTGCGCGGCGGTGAAGCCGTCGTTCCGGCTGATCCCCACGGTCGGCGTGAAGACCTACTCGTGGGCCCTCGACACGGTCGGGCTGTTCGCCGCCGGGGTCGCGGACGTCGCCCACGCCCTCGCGCTCGTCACCGGGCGGCCGGAGATCGAGCGGGCGGAGGGGGGCTCGGCGCCGCGCATCGCCGTGGTGCGGCAGGATTTCGCCGGCACCCCCGAGCCGGAGGCCGAGGCGGCGCTCACCCGCGCCCGGCAGGCGGCCGAGCGGTCCGGGGCGCGGGTGAGCGACCTCGCCCTGCCGACCGAGCTGGCGCAGGCCTGGGAACGCCACCGCCTCATCCAGAACTACGAGGGTCGGCTGGCGCTGGCCTGGGAGTACGACACGCAGGTCGACGCGCTGCCGCCGCGCACCCGCGCCCATCTCGATGACGGGGCGACGATCAGCCCGGCCCAGTACGATGACGGGCGCCGCCACGGCCATCACGCCCGCCGGGTGCTGAAGGGCCTCTTCGCCGATTACGACGCGATCCTGACCTTCTCGGCGCCGGGCCCGGCGCCCGCGACCCTGGCCTCGACGGGCGACCCGCGCTTCAACCAGCTGTGGACGCTGATGGGCGTGCCCTGCGTGAACGTGCCGGTGCCCGGCCACCGCCTGCCGGTGGGCGTCCAGGTGATCGGCCGCTTCGGCGACGACGGCCGGGCCCTGGCGGTCGCCCGGATGATCGAGGCCGCGCTGCGCGGCTGA
- a CDS encoding peptidoglycan DD-metalloendopeptidase family protein, translating to MRVRGTGQMLRTLSRVALIGIIGGAAAACSSDASRLTNPFSNPFDSEPSATGSLPDGSLKSVPPVRTGRIQSEALGAPAAARPSAAATPVQTNAAAPATRVASTGKVGWSAEGGTQITVSRNDSLNQMSTRFGVPASAILAANGLSNANQITPGRQIVIPVYNASGLNPAASPMTARPARAAEEKREDAKQVENKIATKREEAKEAAKEAAQKLAEAKAAKEAAQKAAAAEKEAERKEALARDAAARKVADAKTRKDVALKEGEKPKHVRPGQVAKADEKKADEKKADPKAEAKAKAEAKAQEAKAEAKAAAKAEAAQKLAEAKAAKEAAQKAAKEAAKEAAAAEKVEKVAAKEAPKAAPVAAAPAKPEPAATGSVAEATENFRWPAKGRVISGYGTSGNEGINIAVPEGTPVKAAEEGTVAYAGSDVKGYGKLVLVRHANGYVSAYAHNGEIDVKPGEKVKRGQTIAKSGASGNVTSPQLHFEIRKGGAPVDPMSQLASN from the coding sequence ATGCGGGTGCGCGGTACGGGTCAGATGTTGCGGACGCTGTCGCGCGTCGCGCTCATCGGCATCATCGGCGGTGCGGCTGCCGCCTGTTCGTCGGACGCGTCGCGTCTGACGAACCCGTTCTCGAACCCGTTCGACTCGGAACCCTCCGCGACCGGCAGCCTGCCGGACGGGAGCCTCAAGTCCGTCCCGCCGGTCCGGACGGGCCGCATCCAGTCGGAGGCGCTCGGCGCCCCCGCCGCCGCGCGGCCGTCCGCCGCCGCGACGCCGGTTCAGACCAACGCCGCCGCCCCCGCGACCCGCGTCGCCTCGACCGGCAAGGTCGGCTGGAGCGCCGAGGGTGGCACGCAGATCACCGTGTCGCGCAACGACAGCCTGAACCAGATGTCGACCCGCTTCGGCGTGCCCGCTTCGGCGATCCTGGCCGCCAACGGCCTGAGCAACGCGAACCAGATCACGCCCGGCCGCCAGATCGTGATCCCGGTCTACAACGCCTCCGGGCTGAACCCCGCCGCGTCCCCGATGACCGCCCGGCCGGCCCGGGCCGCCGAGGAGAAGCGCGAGGACGCCAAGCAGGTCGAGAACAAGATCGCGACCAAGCGAGAGGAGGCCAAGGAAGCCGCCAAGGAGGCCGCCCAGAAGCTGGCCGAGGCGAAGGCCGCCAAGGAGGCCGCGCAGAAGGCCGCCGCCGCCGAGAAGGAGGCGGAGCGCAAGGAGGCGCTCGCCCGCGACGCCGCCGCCCGCAAGGTCGCCGACGCCAAGACCCGCAAGGACGTCGCCCTGAAGGAGGGCGAGAAGCCGAAGCACGTGCGCCCGGGACAGGTCGCCAAGGCGGACGAGAAGAAGGCCGACGAGAAGAAGGCGGATCCGAAGGCCGAGGCCAAGGCGAAGGCCGAGGCGAAGGCTCAGGAGGCCAAGGCCGAGGCGAAGGCCGCCGCGAAGGCGGAGGCCGCCCAGAAGCTGGCCGAGGCGAAGGCCGCCAAGGAAGCCGCCCAGAAGGCCGCCAAGGAGGCTGCCAAGGAGGCTGCCGCCGCCGAGAAGGTCGAGAAGGTCGCCGCCAAGGAGGCGCCGAAGGCGGCCCCGGTCGCTGCCGCGCCGGCCAAGCCCGAGCCCGCCGCCACCGGCTCCGTGGCCGAGGCGACGGAGAACTTCCGCTGGCCCGCCAAGGGCCGGGTGATCTCCGGCTACGGCACCTCCGGCAACGAGGGCATCAACATCGCCGTGCCGGAGGGTACTCCGGTCAAGGCCGCCGAGGAGGGCACGGTCGCCTATGCCGGCTCCGACGTGAAGGGCTACGGCAAGCTGGTCCTCGTGCGCCACGCCAACGGCTACGTCTCGGCCTACGCCCATAACGGCGAGATCGACGTGAAGCCCGGCGAGAAGGTCAAGCGCGGCCAGACCATCGCGAAGTCCGGCGCCTCCGGAAACGTGACCTCGCCGCAGCTGCACTT
- a CDS encoding ribonuclease T2 family protein, translated as MRGRAAGLAGLLLAGSAAAPAAAQDYGGFARRGAPGDFDFYVLALSWSPTYCAGPGARRDDVQCAPGRGLGFVVHGLWPQYASGYPQNCSAVNRAPTRQAMEVAGQVYPSEGLARYEWRKHGTCSGLDPAAYFAAARTARLAVTIPDGLKGGAPPQTLAPIEIARQFVAANRGLRPDMMAVTCTRGQLQEVRICFGKDLRGFTPCPEVARGNCRAPEVSLDAAR; from the coding sequence ATGCGCGGGCGCGCCGCCGGCCTCGCGGGCCTGCTCCTCGCCGGGTCGGCCGCCGCCCCGGCCGCCGCCCAGGATTACGGCGGCTTCGCCCGGCGCGGCGCGCCCGGCGACTTCGACTTCTACGTCCTCGCCCTGTCGTGGTCGCCGACCTACTGCGCGGGGCCGGGCGCCCGCCGGGACGACGTCCAGTGCGCCCCCGGACGCGGCCTGGGCTTCGTCGTCCACGGCCTGTGGCCGCAATACGCGAGCGGGTATCCGCAGAACTGCTCGGCGGTGAACCGCGCCCCGACCCGGCAGGCCATGGAGGTCGCCGGACAGGTCTACCCGAGCGAGGGCCTCGCGCGGTACGAGTGGCGCAAGCACGGCACCTGCTCGGGTCTCGATCCCGCCGCCTATTTCGCGGCCGCCCGCACGGCGCGGCTCGCGGTGACGATCCCCGACGGGCTCAAGGGCGGCGCCCCGCCGCAGACCCTCGCGCCGATCGAGATCGCCCGGCAGTTCGTGGCGGCCAATCGCGGCCTGCGCCCCGACATGATGGCGGTCACCTGCACCCGCGGGCAGCTGCAGGAGGTCCGGATCTGCTTCGGCAAGGACCTGCGCGGCTTCACCCCCTGTCCCGAGGTCGCCCGCGGCAATTGCCGGGCGCCCGAGGTGAGCCTCGACGCCGCGCGCTGA
- a CDS encoding molybdenum cofactor biosynthesis protein MoaE: MSAPVPSVGIQAEPFDTAAEIAGLSAALGGRAGAVVTFTGLCRDEGGRLTALELEHYPGMAEAEIRRVADEAMARWPLQALRVIHRHGLVRPGDGIVLVVTAASHRVAAFEAADFLMDYLKTRAPFWKREHLADGTTGGWVEAAAHDEAAAGRWA, from the coding sequence ATGAGCGCCCCCGTCCCGAGCGTCGGCATCCAGGCCGAGCCCTTCGACACCGCGGCCGAGATCGCCGGCCTGAGCGCCGCGCTGGGCGGCCGGGCCGGCGCCGTCGTGACCTTCACCGGCCTGTGCCGCGACGAGGGCGGGCGGCTGACCGCCCTCGAGCTGGAGCACTACCCCGGCATGGCCGAGGCCGAGATCCGGCGCGTCGCCGACGAGGCGATGGCGCGCTGGCCGCTCCAGGCCCTGCGGGTGATCCACCGGCACGGCCTGGTCCGTCCGGGCGACGGCATCGTGCTGGTGGTCACCGCCGCCAGCCACCGGGTCGCGGCGTTCGAGGCCGCGGACTTCCTGATGGACTACCTCAAGACCCGCGCCCCGTTCTGGAAGCGGGAGCACCTCGCCGACGGCACGACCGGCGGCTGGGTCGAGGCGGCGGCCCACGACGAGGCCGCGGCCGGCCGCTGGGCCTGA
- a CDS encoding extensin family protein, with protein sequence MWRGVSLFSALALFGAGLTACSINHFERREPWRDQAEQVCLAKKLVEPSEYITPIAAMDGPGPCGMQQPFRVTRLGSGSVLLKQRMTLGCPALAEAEAWLADTIQPAANLYFGVPVAEINAGSYSCRGRNNQPGAKLSEHGFGNAIDVMSIKLADGHVITVKGGWRGTEAEQGFLREIFLGACQRFTTVLAPGSNVFHYDHIHVDLARHDPRGLRRICKPLIKFTPQLGTGAERPLSRPIPPQRQPAGPQAPVDVEEDDPYGVSPMSKAGSATQVARAPARPLDRPAAASAYTATAPVRPAPRVAAAHDEPAQEYDEPLQLGAPPSAEPIY encoded by the coding sequence ATGTGGCGTGGCGTATCCCTGTTCTCGGCCCTTGCGCTGTTCGGTGCGGGCCTCACCGCGTGCTCGATCAATCATTTCGAGCGACGTGAACCGTGGCGCGATCAGGCGGAGCAGGTCTGCCTGGCCAAGAAGCTCGTCGAGCCCTCGGAGTACATCACGCCCATCGCGGCGATGGATGGCCCGGGGCCCTGCGGCATGCAGCAGCCCTTCCGGGTGACGCGGCTCGGCAGCGGCTCCGTCCTGCTGAAGCAGCGGATGACGCTGGGCTGCCCGGCGCTGGCCGAGGCCGAGGCGTGGCTCGCCGACACGATCCAGCCGGCCGCCAACCTCTACTTCGGCGTGCCGGTGGCCGAGATCAACGCCGGCTCCTATTCCTGCCGCGGCCGCAACAACCAGCCCGGCGCCAAGCTCTCCGAGCACGGTTTCGGGAACGCGATCGACGTCATGTCGATCAAGCTCGCCGACGGCCACGTGATCACCGTCAAGGGCGGCTGGCGCGGCACGGAGGCCGAGCAGGGCTTCCTGCGCGAGATCTTCCTGGGCGCCTGCCAGCGCTTCACCACCGTGCTGGCGCCCGGCTCGAACGTGTTCCACTACGATCACATCCACGTCGATCTCGCACGGCACGACCCGCGCGGTCTGCGCCGGATCTGCAAGCCGCTGATCAAGTTCACGCCGCAGCTCGGCACCGGGGCCGAGCGGCCGCTGAGCCGCCCGATCCCGCCGCAGCGCCAGCCCGCCGGCCCTCAGGCGCCGGTGGACGTCGAGGAGGACGATCCCTACGGCGTGTCGCCGATGTCGAAGGCCGGGAGCGCGACCCAGGTCGCCCGTGCGCCCGCCCGGCCCCTCGACCGTCCGGCCGCGGCCTCGGCCTACACCGCGACGGCGCCCGTGCGGCCGGCACCGCGGGTCGCCGCCGCCCACGACGAGCCCGCGCAGGAGTACGACGAGCCGCTGCAGCTCGGCGCGCCGCCGAGCGCGGAGCCGATCTACTGA
- a CDS encoding AI-2E family transporter — MSDSSLQELDGPVGPWRGAAPLAASGIAVVCFVVALALAWMSAGTLLLIFAGVLLGVFLDGLTRGLGRVLPLRRGLRLSIASLAVAAAVIGFGSYGGATIVQQGRDLGTTIKDQAGTVTGWLSERGIDVPSLAPQGGGKDGSTDAGQREGGLGGLANGLLKGGSSMVSDAGSVLGPAAAVILGLFDALGNVLVIAFLGLAFAADPKAYRDGVVRFVPPAKRWRASQVLDGAGETLRHWLFGQLIIMAVIFLCTWAGLAFLGIGGALILGLQAGLLAFVPTVGPLVAGLVIVLAALASGTKAVIGAIGVYLAVQCLESYGLTPFIQKRALDIPPATIFAGQLILGVIFGLWGIALALPLMAVIKVLLEQLYVEDTLHEQPSS; from the coding sequence ATGTCGGACAGCAGCCTTCAGGAACTGGACGGCCCCGTCGGGCCCTGGCGCGGGGCCGCACCGCTGGCGGCCTCGGGGATCGCCGTGGTGTGCTTCGTGGTGGCGCTGGCCCTGGCCTGGATGTCGGCCGGCACGCTCCTCTTGATCTTCGCCGGGGTGCTCCTCGGCGTGTTCCTCGACGGCCTGACCCGCGGGCTCGGCCGCGTCCTGCCCCTCCGGCGAGGATTGCGGCTGTCCATCGCCAGCCTCGCGGTCGCCGCCGCGGTGATCGGCTTCGGGAGCTACGGCGGCGCCACCATCGTCCAGCAGGGCCGCGACCTCGGGACGACGATCAAGGATCAGGCCGGAACCGTCACGGGCTGGCTGTCGGAGCGGGGCATCGACGTGCCGAGCCTCGCGCCGCAGGGCGGTGGCAAGGACGGCTCGACGGATGCGGGCCAGAGAGAGGGGGGGCTCGGCGGCCTCGCCAACGGCCTGCTGAAGGGCGGCAGCTCGATGGTGTCGGATGCCGGCAGCGTCCTGGGGCCGGCCGCGGCGGTGATCCTGGGCCTGTTCGACGCCCTCGGCAACGTGCTGGTGATCGCCTTCCTGGGGCTCGCCTTCGCGGCCGACCCGAAGGCCTACCGGGACGGGGTCGTCCGGTTCGTGCCGCCGGCGAAGCGCTGGCGGGCCAGCCAGGTCCTCGACGGGGCCGGCGAGACCCTCCGCCACTGGCTGTTCGGCCAGCTGATTATCATGGCGGTGATCTTCCTGTGCACCTGGGCCGGCCTCGCCTTCCTGGGTATCGGCGGCGCGCTGATCCTCGGCCTGCAGGCTGGCCTGCTCGCCTTCGTGCCCACGGTCGGGCCGCTGGTGGCGGGCCTCGTCATCGTCCTGGCCGCCCTGGCCTCGGGCACGAAGGCGGTGATCGGCGCGATCGGCGTCTATCTCGCGGTCCAGTGCCTGGAGAGCTACGGCCTGACGCCGTTCATCCAGAAGCGGGCGCTCGACATCCCGCCGGCCACGATCTTCGCCGGCCAGCTGATCCTGGGCGTGATCTTCGGGCTCTGGGGCATCGCCCTCGCCCTGCCGCTGATGGCGGTGATCAAGGTCCTGCTGGAGCAGCTCTACGTGGAGGACACGCTCCACGAGCAGCCGAGCAGCTGA
- a CDS encoding 23S rRNA (adenine(2030)-N(6))-methyltransferase RlmJ, translating into MNYRHAFHAGNHADVLKHLVLARVLDHLRRKDKPFRALDAFAGLGVYDLEADEAARTGEWRDGWGRMGAPFAPEVEALLEPYRAAVAAVRARHGTTAYPGSPAVIREALRPGDKGVFVELHPADAATLQDRYARDPRTKVMNLDGWTAINAQIPPPERRGLVLIDPPYEVPGEIERLGAHLARAVAKWPTGLFLAWYPIKDAAALDRMVRDLGAALPRPALRLDLLIDRPDDPTRLTGSGLIVVNPPWRLADEAMLFLPALAERLARQDFGGFRCDPIGPAA; encoded by the coding sequence ATGAACTATCGGCACGCCTTCCACGCCGGCAACCACGCCGACGTCCTCAAGCACCTCGTCCTGGCGCGGGTGCTCGACCACCTGCGCCGCAAGGACAAGCCGTTCCGGGCGCTGGACGCCTTCGCGGGCCTCGGCGTCTACGATCTCGAGGCCGACGAGGCGGCCCGGACCGGAGAGTGGCGGGACGGCTGGGGCCGGATGGGGGCGCCCTTCGCGCCGGAGGTGGAAGCGCTGCTGGAGCCCTACCGGGCCGCGGTGGCGGCGGTGCGCGCTCGACACGGCACCACCGCCTATCCGGGCTCGCCGGCCGTGATCCGCGAGGCGCTCCGCCCTGGCGACAAGGGCGTGTTCGTCGAGCTGCACCCGGCGGACGCCGCGACCCTGCAGGACCGCTACGCCCGCGATCCCCGCACCAAGGTGATGAACCTCGACGGCTGGACCGCGATCAACGCGCAGATCCCGCCGCCGGAGCGGCGCGGCCTCGTGCTGATCGACCCGCCCTACGAGGTGCCCGGCGAGATCGAGCGCCTCGGCGCCCATCTCGCCCGCGCGGTGGCGAAGTGGCCGACCGGCCTGTTCCTGGCCTGGTACCCGATCAAGGACGCCGCGGCCCTCGACCGGATGGTCCGCGACCTCGGGGCCGCCCTGCCCCGCCCCGCCCTGCGGCTCGACCTGCTGATCGACCGGCCGGACGACCCGACGCGGCTGACCGGCAGCGGCCTGATCGTCGTCAACCCGCCTTGGCGCCTCGCCGATGAGGCGATGCTGTTCCTGCCGGCGCTCGCAGAACGTCTGGCCCGGCAGGACTTCGGAGGATTTCGCTGCGATCCGATCGGCCCGGCCGCCTGA
- a CDS encoding DapH/DapD/GlmU-related protein — MTPDLILPYDGEQPDFASRPVWCGRGSTVIGAARIGAQAWIGDEAVIRADGQTVTLGDRFWLGHRSTVHIATATHGTRCGDRVTVGRNSVVHACTLGSDVVVEDDVVILDGAEVGDGAVLEAGATVFPRATLPGGFAYAGSPARPSRAIGSDEVAERAERLRERMGDGPALPAGEALEVEDSVFVARTARLRGRVSLGAGASVLFCCDLNAEVGPIVVGADTNIQDNTVIRTRADGVVIGRDTTIAHNVRIADCRIGARALIGIGATIAAGTLIADDVMLAAGATTDPGQILEAGYLWGGRPARILGPLDAEKRAMMIRIVEGYCRHGREYRAAQEALA; from the coding sequence GTGACCCCCGACCTGATCCTGCCCTACGACGGCGAGCAGCCGGACTTCGCCAGTCGCCCCGTCTGGTGCGGCCGCGGCAGCACGGTGATCGGCGCCGCCCGGATCGGCGCGCAGGCCTGGATCGGCGACGAGGCGGTGATTCGCGCGGACGGCCAGACCGTCACCCTCGGCGACCGCTTCTGGCTCGGCCACCGCTCGACGGTGCACATCGCCACCGCGACGCACGGCACCCGGTGCGGCGACCGGGTCACGGTCGGGCGCAACAGCGTGGTCCACGCCTGCACGCTCGGCTCCGACGTCGTCGTCGAGGACGACGTGGTGATCCTCGACGGCGCCGAGGTCGGCGACGGCGCGGTCCTCGAGGCCGGCGCGACGGTCTTCCCCCGGGCGACGCTGCCCGGCGGCTTCGCCTACGCGGGCAGCCCGGCCCGCCCCAGCCGCGCGATCGGATCCGACGAGGTCGCCGAGCGGGCCGAGCGGTTGCGCGAGCGGATGGGCGACGGGCCCGCGCTCCCGGCCGGGGAGGCGCTGGAGGTCGAGGACAGCGTCTTCGTGGCGCGCACCGCCCGCCTGCGCGGACGGGTGAGCCTCGGCGCCGGCGCGAGCGTGCTGTTCTGCTGCGACCTCAACGCGGAAGTCGGACCGATCGTGGTCGGCGCGGACACCAACATCCAGGACAACACGGTCATCCGCACCCGGGCGGACGGGGTGGTGATCGGTCGGGACACGACCATCGCCCACAATGTCCGGATCGCCGATTGCCGGATCGGGGCGCGGGCGCTGATCGGCATCGGCGCGACGATCGCGGCCGGCACCCTCATCGCCGACGACGTCATGCTGGCGGCCGGGGCCACCACCGATCCCGGGCAGATCCTGGAGGCCGGCTACCTCTGGGGCGGCCGCCCCGCCCGCATCCTGGGGCCCCTCGACGCCGAGAAGCGGGCGATGATGATCCGCATCGTCGAGGGCTACTGCCGGCACGGCCGGGAATACCGGGCCGCGCAGGAGGCGCTGGCCTGA